GTTTTACAGCTTTGAAGCGAACCAACCcttcatttcaatttcatttcgAATACGACGAGGTAGTTTCTGTACTTACAGTATTTGGAGAATACTCTTTGCAACAATATCTTTTGGGGGGACCtaatattgttttgtgtattatttCTACACTATTTCCGTTTAACGTTAGGCtatttgtttgatatttaaaCCCCACTTTATttgagctttttgtttttattcaagcCCCCGACCCCCATGATAAACACCAGTTCTGAAACCAGATGGATAGGGAATTGATCTGCGGAGAATGTAACATGGTGTTTCGCTCCACTGGAATGCTTGAGAAACACAAAGCACTGTTCTGCATTGGGAGTGAGGTAAGACACCGTCTGCTGCAAAGACACAGCTCTGAACATCTCCTAAGAGACAGACCTGGACGCGGGGACCCTAAGCAGACAAGAACCCCTGATCTCATTCAGGTGAGTAAATCGAACTGAAGGAGAGCAACGTCTGAGCAGGTGGATTAGGTAAAAGACTGATACTAAAGTGACTATTTATGCGATTAAAGTGGAAGGGTTAATTCAGCTATAAATTTTACACTGAGTATCTGTTagtttttgtgttgattttaaaatccttttactattttttaagGCACTACAACATAGCCTAGCACCCGACTAAATCTcacaaaggcttttattttatgAGCCGGGAAGGCTCCTCAGATCCTCCCACTCTTCTCTTTTAGTTGTTCCACAAAGCAGAACTAAAACGTGTGGTGATGCTGCTTTCAGCTACTATGCACACAGATGTAGGAACAGCCTGCCTGAGGATCTGAGAGGAGCTGGAAATATAAAAACCTTTAAACGGAGACTAAAAATCTACTTATTCAGTGTGGCTTTCACTTAAAATTTGAATCACAATTTTACtaacttttactattttaagttattttaagtGTTAATATTTGCTTTAACGTGTTATAACTTCTATGGTTTcagtgttttatatatatatatatatatatatatatatatatatatatatgagttaTTGTCTTTcttaatttataattaaagaATTCATAGTTCtaaattattattgatattgttttaaacatgtaattccttattaaatatattttattcattccTATTTATCTAAACGTGCATTTTCTCtaaatccatttatttatctcTAATCCATTTATATATACTTTTCTCttattcctttttcttgtctgtttttccAGTACCTTAGTTCAGCGCTTTGCATTTTGTCATGTTTGAAaggggcattataaataaagatggctttaaaaaagaaatttatatttaaagatCTCATGATTCTTAAAGGAGATGCAAATGGAACTgtattatgtatatttattaaaattatttattaattcattataaCACGAAGTCAGGAACTCCCCATAATGTTAAGAgttgttgttgtggggtctCCTTGCCATGTtgataggtaaaaaaaaaaacacttgaaaaataCAATGTTAGTGCACTACAGCTCACTAAAGACATAACTACACAGTGTTTGCAATGCAAATGATTGCAGACCGTTTTTTGCGCAGTGTTTGGTGCTGGAAAACGctgtatgtgtctttgtgtgtgcagcTGAGAGGTCAACGGAGGAACATTACCAGGAGGACGGATGTTGACGCCAAACCAGCGCCAGCGAGGGCAGAGGACAAACCAGCAACCAGTCAGACAGAGAGTGCTGCTCTGCAAGATCTCACACATGAGGTACAACTGGAGACAACCAGCCTTCGgtactgcatttaaaaatgtgaacatcTAAAACCCCATGACAAAACCCAGCGGGCCGTAATTGTTTGACCTAAGATCCATAAGAACCCAACAGGGATGAAAGTGTCAGGGCAACATTTTGTAGTGTACATGTTCATTATACCGAGCACTGCAGGTGCATATCATTGTGTCCGTCAAGATAATTGGAAGAGCAAAACCATTTCTCTTTTCTGACTTTCAGTTTCACGAGTTGAGGATGTCCATTGAAGAAAATCTGCCAAAATGGTCAAAAAGGACCTCAGATACTGAGGTGGGCATTAgggttcttctttttttcttatgcGGTGTTTTCTTTTCACCGCTTACTCATCTAGCCTTTCATTTTAGAGTACCTTGGCAGCTCTTTAAAGGATGGTGCTTTAAGTGTGCACATTTCTTCTATAGTGTTAAATCTCTTTGTAATAAGTCATCAGCCAGTGGTTTCAGAATGAGTTACAGGTCATTCAGTGAAGACGGCTGCAAGATGAGAGTACAAAACGTCATGCGAATCATTTTGGCTCCAGGgtgtaaaatgttaaagaacCAATGCTGTGCGTGaatccattcatttaaaaacatggtcTTATGTCATAGTCAAGTGGGCGTCAGCTGGGTCACAGTGAAAGACTGAAGGAGATGAGGGAAATGGCGATGCTCCACGAGCGCCAGCTGACCCTGATACATGCTCACAACCAGGAGCTGGAGCAGCAGAGAGATGGTGAGAGAAAGATACGATAAACTGGTTGAGACCACGAAAGCCAAATATCCTCTTCCCTACTCAATGTTGATGTCAAAGATTGCTctaagactgtgtgtgtgtgtgtgtgtgtgagtcagagcTGGCCTATCAGGTGAGTGTCCTGTCTGAGCAGAGCAACACAACTCACCTGGAGAGTCTGCTGATGGAGCTCAGAGAGCAGGAGGAAAGAAACGAGGACACGCTGCAACAACTCGCTGAACATCTCCGTGCATcacagtactgtatatgtacatgaatatgtatatgtgtgtattgaTGTTAGTGTAATTATCCATGAATACAACAAAGAGTTTTTTTCATATACAGTTTGCATTTCTATATGTCAGCTATAGAATTCAAAAATAATGACTGCTTCTTCCGTGCTTTGCCTCTAAAATGAATATTtagtgaaacatgtttttttttcttctagctACAGGATGACTCAGATTCAGAGCATCAATTATGTATTTCATTAAGCCTGGGTAGCTCCTCAATGCAACATTTGTGGAAGATTAAATTATATTTCCTATAGTTTGGTAGATTATTGCTGGGAAACTTTCCACAAATTCCACAATAATGTTCCCAGTGGAGATCTAATTTAGATgatatactgtgtttttgttttctttttagtgTACAAGAGGTCTCTGTACCCAGAAATCAGCCATACCCATGCAAGAATAACCATGAAAGCTACGAGCCTATTTCTTCGCCAGATGGCCCTCTTTCTACCCAGATAAAGTATGCACATTCATCCCTCAAGAGgcatttatataaaaacaaaatctgattttctttttcccatTTGTCTGGTTGGACACTTAGAAAAtcagtttatttacatgtgcatatgaatattatttttattattctcttGAGCTGCCTAGTTATACAAGGGTAAATCACATCTCTTTGTTGCAGAGCCCTGTGGCATGCATACATTCAGTCAGGTGGGTCGGATCCAGCCATTGAGGCACAAATGATTGCCCTGCAGGCAGAAGCCCAAAGTCTGGAGAAAAACCAACCAGCGATGGCGGGCAAGGCCAAAATGAAGTGTAAGAGTGATGATGAACTGAAAACTGGAATTGTCAGCACAGCAGTGCTCAGTGGAGAAAACCAATGTCCTCCACAAAGTCCACGGTTATTAAATTTGAGtccaacatttgttttatcGTGATCAGTTTTGGCATGTTGAGTGCAAAACACACAGCCGAAATTGGAGCACTGTCAAGCGTCAGCAAAAATTATTCTTCTTGGTAGGCCTACACACTCCAGACGTATGGCCTACAATTGAAGGTACACTACCTTTTGGCCCTGAGCCACATCACTGTTGTCCTCGTCTCCAGGGGCGGAGCCTTGTCAGCGTGGTGTGAGCTGGGAGCTGCTGGCTGTGGAGCAGGAGAACCagaggctggaggaggagaTCCTCAGGATCCAGCTGGTCAGAGATCAACACCATAACAGTGACGGTTGGAAAGTTCCCACAAATTAAAGCtctttttaatttactgtgAAAAGCAGCTGTTAGCTGTATGTAATGAGCTCAAATTAACTATAGTCCACCCACCAAATAATTAGTTGCTCTAATCAATCCCCTCCAACATTTTAGGTCTACAgattcatttaaagtgctcagaTTATACTCACTTTGAGGTTCATAATGGTATTTATAGGTTTTATCAGAATGGGTTGACAgacagttgaagaaaaaaaaaaagtttttgttttacatgttcattgctgcagctcctctttttaccctgtgtgttgagctctctgttctAACTAGAGAGTGAGTCATCTCACTTCTGttgcatctttgttgggagtcggaacagtgttttctgttggagatgctAAGTCTCTTTCATGTCCTTTGTACATCTATAgcgtgcacaaaaaagatattaaacaataaaggaaagggcaAAAGCCAAAAAGCTTAACAGCAGCATTTTAAGGAATTGTAAATGAAGCACACAAACCTCCTACAACCTTTCAATAATTTATCACACCGTGAGTTGTGATAAACAAATTTATTTTGTCTAGAAATTTTGTGATGATTATTTATTGTGCAACTGTGGACCTGTACTGATTGGGTGGGTATCTCGttgggtgtgtgtgcgctctCCAGCAGCAGTGAGGACTGAACTCGAGCAGATTCAGAGGGAGAACCTTCTGCGGTTAGCTAGTTTACAGGCCGAGATGGAGAGAAGCAAAAAAGCTCCCAGGCCCGGGCGACAGCCTTCTCCACCTCCGCTTCAACCCAAGACTCTCATTCATGCACCTCTTTCACTGGTACATCATTTAACTACAGTTGTAGTTAAGAAGTAACTTGAAAGTGTTGTCTGTGACGTAGATCCTGATGCTGTACCTGTGTGTCCTTCCGCTCCAGGCCAGCTCCTTCGCCTCTCCACTGGGAACATGCGTGTTCAGAGACTCATTGGGTCCCGCCTCCTACGACCCTGCGTCAGTTatattcaatatcaattttgaATTTAGATGCTAAGCTCTCATTGTTCAgttacatatataataaaatccTCTAAAACAGCCTATAGTCACATTTAAGTGAATCCTCTACTGATTTGTCAATGTTTTAGCCCACTCACCTTTtcttgaattaaattgaatccTCTGGTGTTGCAGAGCTGGTTTCTTGGTTTTCTACGACCTGGTGCTGGGAGTTGATGTCTCCCAGAGGGCCCTGCGCCTAGTGGCAGCTCTCTACTcggatgaggaggaggtgggaCCACCAACTCCGCTGCCCCCAGTCCAGTGCCTGCCGGGACCGTCCCTGCCTTACGCCCACACCCCTGGAAACTACGCCCTCCTGTCGGCCAAACAGCCTGTACCTAGGTAGGAGCAATGCCTACAGAAGAAGAGATGcgtttattattatatacagcaGATGTGGCTCAAAGAGTCTAAGGACAAGACTTAGAAACTGGAATTGGCAAATGAGAgggaaaaggtaaaaaacaatCTACACAAAACACTACCCAAACTCTCACGCATGCCTTCTGTGACCTAAGCTCAAGCATAGAGACAACATGGCTCATAGAATAAAATCAGTACACTATTGTGTCATGGAGTAGAAACATTCAAGTGATTACTCTTGAGGGGGACaagttgggtctctgtaaattatagaattgggtctagacccactctatctgtaaaacATCCTGAGATAACATCTGTTGGAATAAAACTGAATGACAAAGTAAGATTTAATTTCCTGAGAAGAAGAAATCCGACCACCCgcattaccacaaaaaaaaaacatctaaaaaatgtacatgaacCTTTCCCTCAGTAGGATGCAGCCATCAACCTCCCTCTCTCTAGTGGTGGAGGTGCAGGAAGCAAGAGATGTGGATGTTGATGGCCAGGTTGTCAAACTGGAATCCTGTGGCTGGACACGAGTGGAACTCTTTGACCATTACAACCAGGTAGAAAAATGTAGTTCTACAGTAAAAAGGGAGATGAAAGAAAGTCAGGCCTAGTCTACAATTTTTAAGATGATGCAGCTCAGTTGATatggttattaaaaaaaaaaaaaaaaagtagtttataAAAAGGCTTTGAGCCTTGGTaactttacttttcaaaatgtattctgtGCCTACAGAGGTAATTAATACATTGAATGCACCATCTGGCAGTTTATCATTAAACTATCCCAGATTGTCATGCAATTCTAAAATCCCAATCTGCTTTTTGCAAAGTTTAACCATGTGTCATTGACACATTAACATATCCTCTGGTTTATAGTCAATATaacattattttctctttacCAACAGTTTTGTAGTGGCCACTGGAGAGTTCCAGTGCGCCGTCTGCCTATCAGACCCTCCTTAAACCTTGCCCAGCTTAACTCCGTACACCAGGTATAAAGACACCATTTTTGGGGAAAACATCTGTAGGCAGTAGTTGCTATATGGATCAGATGTTCTACTCAGGCGGAAGTTTAGAGTTAATTACTCACCTGACTGCATGTTTCTCTAAACCTCAGGTGGGCCACTTGGAACTGTGTGTGCGGTTGGTCAACGGACGAGATGAAGCTGTTCAGACTCTGGCACAGCCTGATCCGACAAGCACCAGTCACTATAAATACCCAGCTGTGGTAGGATGTTAAACATGCTAATTTGAGAGTAATTATTATTCAAATGGGTTTTTTATCAGCAGTATTGGGCAAGTTGCTTTTAAAGAGTAATT
This sequence is a window from Etheostoma cragini isolate CJK2018 chromosome 9, CSU_Ecrag_1.0, whole genome shotgun sequence. Protein-coding genes within it:
- the ccdc17 gene encoding coiled-coil domain-containing protein 17, which produces MDRELICGECNMVFRSTGMLEKHKALFCIGSEVRHRLLQRHSSEHLLRDRPGRGDPKQTRTPDLIQLRGQRRNITRRTDVDAKPAPARAEDKPATSQTESAALQDLTHEFHELRMSIEENLPKWSKRTSDTESSGRQLGHSERLKEMREMAMLHERQLTLIHAHNQELEQQRDELAYQVSVLSEQSNTTHLESLLMELREQEERNEDTLQQLAEHLRASHVQEVSVPRNQPYPCKNNHESYEPISSPDGPLSTQINCCRALWHAYIQSGGSDPAIEAQMIALQAEAQSLEKNQPAMAGKAKMKWAEPCQRGVSWELLAVEQENQRLEEEILRIQLVRDQHHNSDAVRTELEQIQRENLLRLASLQAEMERSKKAPRPGRQPSPPPLQPKTLIHAPLSLASSFASPLGTCVFRDSLGPASYDPAAGFLVFYDLVLGVDVSQRALRLVAALYSDEEEVGPPTPLPPVQCLPGPSLPYAHTPGNYALLSAKQPVPRMQPSTSLSLVVEVQEARDVDVDGQVVKLESCGWTRVELFDHYNQFCSGHWRVPVRRLPIRPSLNLAQLNSVHQVGHLELCVRLVNGRDEAVQTLAQPDPTSTSHYKYPAVVGC